A window of Argopecten irradians isolate NY chromosome 1, Ai_NY, whole genome shotgun sequence contains these coding sequences:
- the LOC138326478 gene encoding transcription factor E2F8-like isoform X2, whose protein sequence is MSEIQLARSLLPPQLKLEIADEGLENEMDQEPDRIPFSESTNIQQCSDLDRLNRLVKDKNKENKDGPMQVLSPRSKLKQSLITNIKHEESTSSRPSTEPTSCKPNTERSVTPTPEEDDIQAPLTPTANLKMLFSAMSPEIRNRDKRKELFQEEQSETTKSVLDQDKTKSVQVDEVEIEDITNDLDGDSWKPGSRKEKSLGLLCQKFLQKYKEYPEVHESSLICLDEVAKDLAVERRRIYDIVNVLESVEIVSRIAKNKYAWHGKTNLINTLGKLKALGVAEGFDEQLKNVKDYELNRELEEQVNHDSTTNQSCRKGNDTLPAGIALMRKDKSLGIMSQKFLMLFLVSQPKTVNLDLAAKILIGDPNVDRTENSKFKTKIRRLYDIANILTSLDLIRKVHVTEIRGRKPAFKYIGPDVDNMKDINVCYNDGYHRPSSRHSLLDCVKNQHVADLVGRPLQPSCTSASSAPLGCFTPTPNSENPVVKSSFKRNTSFEQICEIAEKERHRLYASMSQPASPTCEQLVDDFPKSLSQDDIHQKQIKPKGKHFILQQKNGQFQIVNSCTIGPVTHKLPVQTVAKKMVSIAVPKESKEMPNKPVTETIVVKTSQLNQRPPTMIPLTKDQIDAVLKSLKVPVPINKNLKKPGEFQEIVECSSSSSLHEKPKAIVCSTETILCSLDSANNNKRSHNGSPDVDSSKRMRMEYPTPPSDNESACNLDSTSPTQQSQKKQNRTSSVQQIAVQLPNQSPTILQFPIGQSSDKCPIVNTPKISQSDRTPKMQIIQGVPLSASGVQGQPINFMVPITFSPPLTPSSGSSSPNLFSFPPTPCTFSTIEQLQSISTSSKLSCPVPVTNPSLLTPTERPTIPTTSFITPTERPQVLSSKFFGYTPGGFPIGSPSLVPTMTKEISSSTARKLDLLDIASVNC, encoded by the exons ATGAGTGAAATCCAGCTAGCAAGATCATTACTTCCTCCGCAGTTAAAGTTAGAAATTGCTGACGAAGGACTAGAAAATGAAATGGACCAGGAACCTGATAGGATTCCATTCTCAGAATCTACAAATATCCAACAATGTTCTGATTTAGATAGATTAAACAGATTGGTAAAAGACAAAAACAAGGAAAACAAAGATGGCCCAATGCAAGTGTTATCCCCACGATCAAAATTAAAACAGTCATTAATAACCAATATTAAACATGAAGAATCTACCTCCAGTAGGCCTAGTACAGAGCCCACCTCCTGTAAGCCTAATACAGAGCGTTCTGTAACACCAACACCAGAAGAAGATGACATCCAGGCCCCTCTTACACCAACTGCTAATCTCAAGATGCTTTTCAGTGCAATGAGTCCAGAGAttagaaatagagataaaaGGAAAGAACTCTTTCAGGAAGAGCAATCAGAAACGACAAAGTCAGTGTTAGATCAGGATAAAACTAAGTCGGTGCAAGTTGATGAGGTTGAAATTGAAGATATCACTAATGATTTGGATGGAGATAGTTGGAAACCCGGGTCTAGAAAAGAAAAATCCCTTGGATTATTGTGCCAAAA GTTTCTACAGAAATACAAGGAGTATCCAGAGGTACATGAGAGCAGTCTGATATGTCTGGATGAAGTAGCCAAGGATTTAG ctgTTGAACGAAGAAGAATCTATGATATTGTTAATGTCTTGGAAAGTGTTGAAATTGTCAGCAGGATTGCAAAGAACAAATATGCTTGGCATGGGAAGACCAATCTCATAAATACTCTTGGAAAATTAAAG GCATTAGGTGTTGCAGAAGGTTTTGATGAGCAGCTGAAAAATGTGAAAGACTATGAACTGAACCGTGAACTGGAAGAGCAGGTTAACCATGACTCAACCACAAATCAGTCTTGTCGAAAAGGCAATGATACCTTGCCAGCGGGAATAG CTTTGATGAGAAAAGACAAATCCCTTGGTATAATGAGCCAAAAATTTCTCATGTTATTTCTGGTTTCTCAG CCAAAAACAGTCAACCTTGATTTAGCAGCAAAGATTTTGATTGGAGATCCAAATGTTGACAGGACAGAAAATTCCAAATTCAAAA CAAAAATCCGACGTCTATACGACATTGCAAACATACTCACAAGCCTAGATCTCATTCGTAAAGTCCATGTCACCGAAATAAGAGGACGCAAACCAGCCTTCAAGTACATCGGCCCAGATGTAGACAACATGAAGGATATTAATG TTTGCTACAATGATGGGTATCACCGACCCAGTTCTCGACATTCTTTGCTAGATTGTGTCAAAAATCAGCATG TTGCTGATTTGGTTGGTCGACCTCTTCAACCAAGCTGTACCTCAGCGTCTAGTGCTCCTCTTG GTTGCTTTACACCAACACCAAATTCAGAAAATCCAGTAGTCAAGTCATCCTTCAAACGCAATACTTCATTTGAGCAAATCTGTGAGATCGCAGAGAAGGAACGCCACCGTCTATATGCTTCAATGTCACAACCAGCTAGTCCAACCTGTGAACAACTTGTAGATG ATTTCCCAAAGAGCCTGAGTCAAGACGATATTCATCAGAAACAGATCAAACCAAAAGGGAAACATTTCATTCTTCAGCAAAAAAATGGCCAGTTTCAGATTGTCAACTCCTGCACTATTGGACCGGTTACTCACAAACTCCCTGTTCAGACAGTTGCCAAGAAAATGGTCAGCATTGCAGTGCCAAAGGAATCTAAAGAAATGCCAAACAAACCAGTGACTGAGACAATTGTTGTAAAAACCTCCCAGCTTAATCAGAGACCGCCGACAATGATCCCCCTGACAAAGGATCAGATTGATGCTGTGCTAAAATCACTAAAAGTGCCAGTTCCTATCAACAAAAATCTAAAGAAACCAGGCGAATTTCAGGAAATTGTAGAAtgttcatcctcatcatcactgCATGAAAAACCAAAGGCTATAGTTTGTTCAACAGAAACCATTTTGTGTTCTCTTGACAGTGCTAATAATAACAAGAGGTCTCATAATGGTAGTCCCGATGTTGATTCGTCAAAAAGGATGCGTATGGAGTATCCCACTCCCCCATCAGACAATGAGTCTGCATGTAACCTAGATTCTACCTCCCCAACTCAGCAGTCTCAAAAGAAGCAGAACAGGACAAGTAGTGTTCAACAGATCGCTGTTCAGTTACCAAACCAATCACCAACCATACTCCAGTTTCCTATCGGTCAGTCTTCTGATAAGTGTCCAATCGTTAACACTCCAAAGATTAGCCAGTCAGATCGCACACCAAAGATGCAGATTATCCAGGGTGTACCACTCAGTGCCTCAGGTGTTCAGGGACAACCCATTAACTTTATGGTGCCAATAACATTCAGTCCACCTCTTACTCCCAGCAGTGGCTCTTCTAGTCCAAACTTGTTCTCGTTCCCACCGACTCCATGTACCTTCTCCACCATTGAACAGCTACAAAGCATCTCGACTTCTTCCAAATTGTCTTGTCCTGTTCCTGTTACTAATCCGAGTCTATTGACGCCCACAGAAAGGCCAACAATCCCCACCACGTCATTCATCACACCAACGGAGCGACCGCAGGTTCTGTCCTCAAAGTTCTTCGGTTACACTCCTGGTGGATTCccaattggtagcccttcactTGTGCCCACCATGACCAAAGAAATCTCAAGTTCCACAGCAAGGAAACTAGATCTCTTAGACATTGCCAGTGTAAACTGTTAA
- the LOC138326478 gene encoding transcription factor E2F8-like isoform X1 — MENWIFTDFLDFDMSEIQLARSLLPPQLKLEIADEGLENEMDQEPDRIPFSESTNIQQCSDLDRLNRLVKDKNKENKDGPMQVLSPRSKLKQSLITNIKHEESTSSRPSTEPTSCKPNTERSVTPTPEEDDIQAPLTPTANLKMLFSAMSPEIRNRDKRKELFQEEQSETTKSVLDQDKTKSVQVDEVEIEDITNDLDGDSWKPGSRKEKSLGLLCQKFLQKYKEYPEVHESSLICLDEVAKDLAVERRRIYDIVNVLESVEIVSRIAKNKYAWHGKTNLINTLGKLKALGVAEGFDEQLKNVKDYELNRELEEQVNHDSTTNQSCRKGNDTLPAGIALMRKDKSLGIMSQKFLMLFLVSQPKTVNLDLAAKILIGDPNVDRTENSKFKTKIRRLYDIANILTSLDLIRKVHVTEIRGRKPAFKYIGPDVDNMKDINVCYNDGYHRPSSRHSLLDCVKNQHVADLVGRPLQPSCTSASSAPLGCFTPTPNSENPVVKSSFKRNTSFEQICEIAEKERHRLYASMSQPASPTCEQLVDDFPKSLSQDDIHQKQIKPKGKHFILQQKNGQFQIVNSCTIGPVTHKLPVQTVAKKMVSIAVPKESKEMPNKPVTETIVVKTSQLNQRPPTMIPLTKDQIDAVLKSLKVPVPINKNLKKPGEFQEIVECSSSSSLHEKPKAIVCSTETILCSLDSANNNKRSHNGSPDVDSSKRMRMEYPTPPSDNESACNLDSTSPTQQSQKKQNRTSSVQQIAVQLPNQSPTILQFPIGQSSDKCPIVNTPKISQSDRTPKMQIIQGVPLSASGVQGQPINFMVPITFSPPLTPSSGSSSPNLFSFPPTPCTFSTIEQLQSISTSSKLSCPVPVTNPSLLTPTERPTIPTTSFITPTERPQVLSSKFFGYTPGGFPIGSPSLVPTMTKEISSSTARKLDLLDIASVNC, encoded by the exons ATGGAAAATTGGATATTTACAGATTTTCTTG ATTTCGACATGAGTGAAATCCAGCTAGCAAGATCATTACTTCCTCCGCAGTTAAAGTTAGAAATTGCTGACGAAGGACTAGAAAATGAAATGGACCAGGAACCTGATAGGATTCCATTCTCAGAATCTACAAATATCCAACAATGTTCTGATTTAGATAGATTAAACAGATTGGTAAAAGACAAAAACAAGGAAAACAAAGATGGCCCAATGCAAGTGTTATCCCCACGATCAAAATTAAAACAGTCATTAATAACCAATATTAAACATGAAGAATCTACCTCCAGTAGGCCTAGTACAGAGCCCACCTCCTGTAAGCCTAATACAGAGCGTTCTGTAACACCAACACCAGAAGAAGATGACATCCAGGCCCCTCTTACACCAACTGCTAATCTCAAGATGCTTTTCAGTGCAATGAGTCCAGAGAttagaaatagagataaaaGGAAAGAACTCTTTCAGGAAGAGCAATCAGAAACGACAAAGTCAGTGTTAGATCAGGATAAAACTAAGTCGGTGCAAGTTGATGAGGTTGAAATTGAAGATATCACTAATGATTTGGATGGAGATAGTTGGAAACCCGGGTCTAGAAAAGAAAAATCCCTTGGATTATTGTGCCAAAA GTTTCTACAGAAATACAAGGAGTATCCAGAGGTACATGAGAGCAGTCTGATATGTCTGGATGAAGTAGCCAAGGATTTAG ctgTTGAACGAAGAAGAATCTATGATATTGTTAATGTCTTGGAAAGTGTTGAAATTGTCAGCAGGATTGCAAAGAACAAATATGCTTGGCATGGGAAGACCAATCTCATAAATACTCTTGGAAAATTAAAG GCATTAGGTGTTGCAGAAGGTTTTGATGAGCAGCTGAAAAATGTGAAAGACTATGAACTGAACCGTGAACTGGAAGAGCAGGTTAACCATGACTCAACCACAAATCAGTCTTGTCGAAAAGGCAATGATACCTTGCCAGCGGGAATAG CTTTGATGAGAAAAGACAAATCCCTTGGTATAATGAGCCAAAAATTTCTCATGTTATTTCTGGTTTCTCAG CCAAAAACAGTCAACCTTGATTTAGCAGCAAAGATTTTGATTGGAGATCCAAATGTTGACAGGACAGAAAATTCCAAATTCAAAA CAAAAATCCGACGTCTATACGACATTGCAAACATACTCACAAGCCTAGATCTCATTCGTAAAGTCCATGTCACCGAAATAAGAGGACGCAAACCAGCCTTCAAGTACATCGGCCCAGATGTAGACAACATGAAGGATATTAATG TTTGCTACAATGATGGGTATCACCGACCCAGTTCTCGACATTCTTTGCTAGATTGTGTCAAAAATCAGCATG TTGCTGATTTGGTTGGTCGACCTCTTCAACCAAGCTGTACCTCAGCGTCTAGTGCTCCTCTTG GTTGCTTTACACCAACACCAAATTCAGAAAATCCAGTAGTCAAGTCATCCTTCAAACGCAATACTTCATTTGAGCAAATCTGTGAGATCGCAGAGAAGGAACGCCACCGTCTATATGCTTCAATGTCACAACCAGCTAGTCCAACCTGTGAACAACTTGTAGATG ATTTCCCAAAGAGCCTGAGTCAAGACGATATTCATCAGAAACAGATCAAACCAAAAGGGAAACATTTCATTCTTCAGCAAAAAAATGGCCAGTTTCAGATTGTCAACTCCTGCACTATTGGACCGGTTACTCACAAACTCCCTGTTCAGACAGTTGCCAAGAAAATGGTCAGCATTGCAGTGCCAAAGGAATCTAAAGAAATGCCAAACAAACCAGTGACTGAGACAATTGTTGTAAAAACCTCCCAGCTTAATCAGAGACCGCCGACAATGATCCCCCTGACAAAGGATCAGATTGATGCTGTGCTAAAATCACTAAAAGTGCCAGTTCCTATCAACAAAAATCTAAAGAAACCAGGCGAATTTCAGGAAATTGTAGAAtgttcatcctcatcatcactgCATGAAAAACCAAAGGCTATAGTTTGTTCAACAGAAACCATTTTGTGTTCTCTTGACAGTGCTAATAATAACAAGAGGTCTCATAATGGTAGTCCCGATGTTGATTCGTCAAAAAGGATGCGTATGGAGTATCCCACTCCCCCATCAGACAATGAGTCTGCATGTAACCTAGATTCTACCTCCCCAACTCAGCAGTCTCAAAAGAAGCAGAACAGGACAAGTAGTGTTCAACAGATCGCTGTTCAGTTACCAAACCAATCACCAACCATACTCCAGTTTCCTATCGGTCAGTCTTCTGATAAGTGTCCAATCGTTAACACTCCAAAGATTAGCCAGTCAGATCGCACACCAAAGATGCAGATTATCCAGGGTGTACCACTCAGTGCCTCAGGTGTTCAGGGACAACCCATTAACTTTATGGTGCCAATAACATTCAGTCCACCTCTTACTCCCAGCAGTGGCTCTTCTAGTCCAAACTTGTTCTCGTTCCCACCGACTCCATGTACCTTCTCCACCATTGAACAGCTACAAAGCATCTCGACTTCTTCCAAATTGTCTTGTCCTGTTCCTGTTACTAATCCGAGTCTATTGACGCCCACAGAAAGGCCAACAATCCCCACCACGTCATTCATCACACCAACGGAGCGACCGCAGGTTCTGTCCTCAAAGTTCTTCGGTTACACTCCTGGTGGATTCccaattggtagcccttcactTGTGCCCACCATGACCAAAGAAATCTCAAGTTCCACAGCAAGGAAACTAGATCTCTTAGACATTGCCAGTGTAAACTGTTAA